A single region of the Gracilibacillus caseinilyticus genome encodes:
- a CDS encoding DUF5957 family protein: MRLFIGIIIGFIGGSVIGIALSSVIGMAGMLLFQTVLSIKYLSVYVGVVGAVIVPISDFKRYG; this comes from the coding sequence ATGAGACTCTTTATCGGGATAATTATAGGTTTTATAGGAGGATCTGTAATAGGGATTGCGTTATCAAGTGTAATTGGAATGGCCGGGATGCTTTTATTCCAAACTGTATTGAGTATTAAATACCTCTCCGTATATGTAGGTGTTGTTGGTGCTGTTATAGTTCCAATTAGTGATTTCAAGCGTTACGGATAA
- a CDS encoding DUF6220 domain-containing protein produces MKYRFFTYMYAGLAILFLLSVTAQFVIAGMAVFISPLHWGDHTFFIHLFGFNVPLLMFVLAWLAKLPGWAYLQLFGVMSLVFVMYFTANMSGKLPLLTAMHPMIGTGLLFVACWKVFKLYHYMKKEQT; encoded by the coding sequence TTGAAATATCGTTTTTTTACCTATATGTATGCAGGACTTGCTATTTTATTTCTGCTTAGTGTTACGGCACAGTTTGTTATTGCTGGAATGGCGGTGTTCATAAGTCCATTGCACTGGGGAGATCACACGTTTTTTATCCACCTATTTGGATTTAATGTACCATTATTGATGTTCGTGCTTGCTTGGCTTGCCAAATTACCGGGTTGGGCGTATTTGCAATTGTTTGGCGTGATGTCTCTCGTATTTGTAATGTACTTTACAGCAAATATGAGTGGGAAGTTGCCTCTGCTTACTGCCATGCATCCAATGATTGGTACAGGACTATTGTTTGTTGCTTGTTGGAAAGTGTTCAAGTTATATCATTATATGAAAAAGGAGCAGACATAA